GGCCACGCTGGTGGTGAGCGCCACGAGCAGCGCCGGCAGCGCCGCGGCGGGCTCGAAGAGGGCGACGATGAGGCTGAGCAGGGCGCCCCAGGCGAGCGCCGCCCGCTCCGAGACGAGCACCGCCACCAGCAAGGCCGCCAGCGCCACGAAGACGAAGCTGGGGCTGAGCTCGAGCGCCAGCCGCTGCGCGGCCAGCGTGACCACCGAGAGCGTCAAGATGAAGCCCAGTTGCGCCGAGTTCAGGCTGTCCTTGACCTGGCGGTAGGCGTAGGGCAGCGCCAGGCTGAGAAGCAGCGCCAAGACCAGGCTGCCGGCGACGCGCCAGACGGTGCGGATGACGACCTCGCGCTGCGGGTCGTAGAGGCCCACCAGCGCCAGCACCTCGAGCTGGTTGTCGGTGAGGATCTCGCCCTCTCGGACGATGGCCTGACCTGCTTGCAGGACTTCGGTGACGGGCTCGAAGGCCGCTACCGCGGCGCTGCGCGCCGCCTCGGTCAAGCGGACGTCGGCCTGGGCGGTCGGCATCAGGAGGCGCTCGAGCAGGAGCCTGACCTCGGCGCGGCGTTCCTGCGGCGTCCGGCCCAGCGCCCGGCCGATGACGGCCGGAATCTCGGCGGCGCGCACCCCCTCGGGGCTGCGGTAGGCCGCGCTGACCACGGCTCTAGCCTCGCTCGGCAGGGTGGCGGCCGCCAGCGCGTCCAGGACCAGGCGTTGTAAGCTCGCATCGGCGCTGTAGATGATGCCGACCTGCTCGCGCACCCCCTGGCGGCCACGCTCCGTGGCTAGGGGGTTGATCACCACCACGTCGCGCGGCGCTAAGAAGGTCGCGGGGCTGGGCCTGCCCTCTTGAAGCGTGCCCGACGGCACGATGCCGTAGACGCTGTAGAGCAGCAGGGCCAGGGCCAGGGCGAAGAGCAGCCAGGCCGCCAGCAGCCGCCACGGCGGCAGGCTGCTCAGGGCGCCGGGGCGACGCCGTTTAGGAGCCGCTGCGCTCATAGGCTTTGACGATGCGGGCGACCAGCGGATGCCTGACCACGTCGGCCTCGCCGAAGTAGACGAAGTCGATGCCCTCGATGTCACGGAGGATCGACTCGGCGACGCTGAGCCCGCTGCGCACGTTGCCCGGCAGGTCGGTCTGGGTCATGTCGCCGGTCACCACCACCCTCGAGTTGAAGCCCATGCGGGTGAGAAACATCTTCATCTGCTCGGGCGTGGTGTTTTGCGCCTCGTCCAAGATGATAAAGGCGTCGTTGAGGGTGTTATGGGTAAGGATGAAGTCGTCGGTCAGGTACAGAGAATCCCTTGCCGCCACGCGGATGCAGCGGGTCTCGCTTGCGCCTGCTGGTTCGATGCTCTCGATAAAGCGCATGGGGCGACCCCCGCCAAACGTCGCATACTTTTCCGCTTTGCGCGCAAGGCGAAAGGGCTCAACAGGCGCGGGTAGGCGAATATCGAGGACGCAAGCGTCTGATCGGTAATGGATGTCTCGGCCTCTGGCCCTCCCCGGTTTGCGGCCCTCGGCCAAGCGCTGGCGCCGGTAGGCCACACCGCCCAGCGAGCGCACGAGAAACATAACGTCCTCGCAGAGTCGCGGTGAGGTGGTGACGTATTGGACGCGGCAGCTGCGGCCCTGCTGCGTTACCGGGCCGCCGTCCGTGTCCAGCAGACCCTGCAGCACCGCTAGACGTACCGGTGCCGCATTATAGAGATAACGCTCGGGCACGAATTTAGTGGCTGAGTAGCTGCCGCAGAGGCCGAGCTCCCGCAGCGCCACGGTCACCGGATTTGGGGTGCGCGTTCCGCCACGGCCGCCTTGAGTATGGCGCAGGACGTAATCCACGCCCGACTTGGCTACCAAGGCGATGTGCTCGAGCTTGGCTTCTAGAACTGAAGCCAGTTCCGGGTCGGCGGTGGCAAAGGTGGGCGTCGTTGTTCCCGTCAGACAGCCGTCTCCGAGCAAGAGACCCAGCGCGTAGGGGTCGAGCGGCACCTCGCGAGGGGCGAACGTGACCGGCTCGGAAAGCAAAGGCACCTCGAAGCGATGCTGATGGGCGCGGCGCAACCTTTCCATCATCTCCCGCGTCTCGAGCACCCTGGCTCTTCCTCGCCTCCGGTCTTTGGGTGTGAGAACAGTCCAGAGATGCTCGGCGCAACACAAGGTCGAGGAGCCGTCAGTCATGCTTATCCTGAAGATCTCCTTGTGGCCTTGCGGATAGATGCCCAGCACCTGGGTAGGCTGCCCGTTCGAGCCTATGACGTAGTCGCCGACCTCGAGGCTGCCCATCTCGCGCCAGCCCAGCGGCGTGAGCACCCGGCTGAAGAGGGGCTGGGCTCGGCCGCGCATGAACCCCAAGGGCGCCACCTCGATGGTGGCGTGCTCCAAGTACTGGTCGACGCGCTCGGGCTCCATCATGTCGTAAAGGGCGTCGTAGAGCGGCCGGAGATAGGGGTCGATCTTGGCCTGCAGGTCGCCGGGCAAAAAGCCGAGCTTCTCGCCCGCCTCCACCGCCGGCCGGGTCAGCAGGATGCGCTTGACCTTCTTGTCTTTGAGAGCCTGCGCGGCCATCGCCACCGCCAGGTAGGTCTTGCCGGTGCCGGCGGGGCCGATGCCGAAGGTTATCTCGCTTCGCGCGATGGCGCCGACGTAGCGGCGCTGGCCGGCGGTCTTGGGCCGGGCGCGGCGGGGCAGGCGGTTGATGATGTCCTCGCCCTCGGGGCCCAGTCCTGCTGACGCCTCGTCCTGGCGCAGCGACTGCTCGAGGGTGATGGGCTCGACCTCCTCGCCGCGGCGGATGGACGCCAGCAGGCTCCTAAAGGCGCGCTCGGCCGCGGCGACCCGGGGCTCTTCGCCCTGCAGCCGCAGTTCGTCGCCGCGTGCCACCACCTGGACGCCCAGGCGGTTGCGGAGAAGTTTTAGGTTTTCGTCGTTGTGACCGTAGAGCATGACCGCCTCGGCGGGGCTGCGGAGTTTGAGGGTGACCGATGTGGCTATGGGTGCTGCCTCCTGCGTTTGGACAAGGGTTTGTCTAAAATCTCGCGCCAGACGATGGCCTCGCGGAGCGAGTCGGGGTCCAGGTGAATCGCCCAGGCGCCCCGGTAGGCCGCCCTGCGACCATCCTTGCGACTATAGGGCGCGGGCTGCGGCCGGGCTGTCGTCCGGGCGTCTCTCAGCGTCACCGCGACCTCGACCTCGGGCGCTTGGGGGCGGGCCTGCCTGGCTGGCCGCGCCTCGGTCGGCACGCGCCTAGCTTCGCGGGGACGGCGTTCGCCCCCTTGACGGGGCGCCGCCGTCTCCTGCTTGTCGGGAAGGCCCGCTTGACCCCTACCCCTGCCTTCTGGCACCCTGCCTTCTGGCGCCCTGCCTTCTGGCGCCCTGCCTTCTGGCGTCATCGCCTCCTGAACGCGGCGGCGGGCCTCCTCGAGGCGGCGCTCGAAGTCGCTCTTAGGGGCCCCGCGCGCCTCGAGTTCCGGTGCGGGCACGCTGGCCTCGGGCCCGGTCGTCGGCGCTGTCGGCGGCTGCTGGCGGGGCTGGGGCCTGGTCGGCGGTTGCTGCCCCTGGGACCGGCGAAGGAGCGAGTTGATGATCGGCCCGATCACGAAAAAGATGATGATCAGGATGGTCAGAAGGTCGGGCATCGCTTGCTCCTCACCGTGTGGACCGTGTGGCCGCCGCGAGATGGATCACCCTAGGCCTCCGGGTTCTCGGTGGACTTGGCGATGTTGCCACGCATCTGGGTGTCGGCCTGGATGTTTTGCAGGTTGTAGTAGTCCATCACCCCCAGGTTGCCCTCGCGAAAGGCCTGCGCCAGCGCCAGCGGCACCTCGGCCTCGGCCTCGACCACCTTGGCGCGCATCTCCTCGACCTTGGCGCGGTTTTCCTGCTCGGCGGCCACCGCCATGGCCCGGCGCTCCTCGGCTCTAGCCTGCGCCACGCGCTTGTCGGCCTCGGCCTGGTCGGTCTGCAAGATCGCGCCGATGTTCTTGCCGACGTCGACGTCGGCGATGTCGATGGAGAGGATCTCGAAGGCGGTGCCGGAGTCGAGGCCGCGGGCGAGCACCGCCTTGGAGATGATGTCGGGGTTCTCGAGCACCACCTTGTGGGTCGCCGAGGAGCCGATCGAGGAGACGATGCCCTCGCCGACGCGGGCGATGATGGTCTCCTCGCCGGCGCCGCCGACGAGGCGCTCTAAGTTGGCCCGCACCGTCACCCGCGCGGTCGAGATGAGCTGGATGCCGTCCTTGGCGACGGCGGCCACATTGGGCGTCTGGATGACGCGGGGGTTGACCGAGACCTTCACCGCGTCCAGGACATCGCGGCCCGCTAAGTCGATGGCCGCCGCCCGGTCGAAGGGCAGGGCGATGCGCGCCTTGTCGGCGGCGATCAGCGCGTCGACCACCCGGTTGACGTTGCCGCCGGCCAGAAAGTGGGCCTCGAGCCGGTCCTGATCGACGTCGATGCCGGCCTTGTCGGCCTTGATGAGCGGCAAGATGATCTGGTTGGGCGGCACTCTTCTCAGGCGCATGGCCACCAGGCTGCCCAGGCTGACCTTGACCCCGGCGGCGATGGCGGAAATCCACAGCCCCACCGGAATGAAGGAAAAGAGAACGATGAAAAAGAGCAGGACGGCGCCGGCGAGAATCAGGATGGTCATTCCGGTCATTCAGGTCTCCTCATGGCTGTAGACATAATAGCTGTAGACATAGATGCTTATGTTACCCCCTGTATTTCTACCACGGTGCGCTAGGGGTTCTCTACCGGCTCGACCGGCCGCACGGTGACGCGGCGGCCCTCGACGCGCAGGACCTCGATCTCGCTGCCCGCGGGCACATAGCCGCCTTCGGAAACCACGTCGACGCGCAGGAGCCCGAAGCGGGCCACCCCGGCGGGCCTCAGGTAGCTCGTAGCCACGCCCTGCTGTCCAACGAGGTCGTGCAGCTCGTCGGGTGGTTCATAGCCCTCGGCTGCGGCCGTGCTCTCTCCCCGCGCGGCCTGACCGCCCGCCGAGGCCGAGCCGAGCCGAGTCTTCAAGATGAGCGGGCTGCTCAGCTTGGTGTTGGGTAACACCCAAAAGGCAAAGGCGAGCAGGCCGCCGCCGA
This Deinococcota bacterium DNA region includes the following protein-coding sequences:
- a CDS encoding PhoH family protein, translating into MLYGHNDENLKLLRNRLGVQVVARGDELRLQGEEPRVAAAERAFRSLLASIRRGEEVEPITLEQSLRQDEASAGLGPEGEDIINRLPRRARPKTAGQRRYVGAIARSEITFGIGPAGTGKTYLAVAMAAQALKDKKVKRILLTRPAVEAGEKLGFLPGDLQAKIDPYLRPLYDALYDMMEPERVDQYLEHATIEVAPLGFMRGRAQPLFSRVLTPLGWREMGSLEVGDYVIGSNGQPTQVLGIYPQGHKEIFRISMTDGSSTLCCAEHLWTVLTPKDRRRGRARVLETREMMERLRRAHQHRFEVPLLSEPVTFAPREVPLDPYALGLLLGDGCLTGTTTPTFATADPELASVLEAKLEHIALVAKSGVDYVLRHTQGGRGGTRTPNPVTVALRELGLCGSYSATKFVPERYLYNAAPVRLAVLQGLLDTDGGPVTQQGRSCRVQYVTTSPRLCEDVMFLVRSLGGVAYRRQRLAEGRKPGRARGRDIHYRSDACVLDIRLPAPVEPFRLARKAEKYATFGGGRPMRFIESIEPAGASETRCIRVAARDSLYLTDDFILTHNTLNDAFIILDEAQNTTPEQMKMFLTRMGFNSRVVVTGDMTQTDLPGNVRSGLSVAESILRDIEGIDFVYFGEADVVRHPLVARIVKAYERSGS
- the floA gene encoding flotillin-like protein FloA (flotillin-like protein involved in membrane lipid rafts), whose translation is MTGMTILILAGAVLLFFIVLFSFIPVGLWISAIAAGVKVSLGSLVAMRLRRVPPNQIILPLIKADKAGIDVDQDRLEAHFLAGGNVNRVVDALIAADKARIALPFDRAAAIDLAGRDVLDAVKVSVNPRVIQTPNVAAVAKDGIQLISTARVTVRANLERLVGGAGEETIIARVGEGIVSSIGSSATHKVVLENPDIISKAVLARGLDSGTAFEILSIDIADVDVGKNIGAILQTDQAEADKRVAQARAEERRAMAVAAEQENRAKVEEMRAKVVEAEAEVPLALAQAFREGNLGVMDYYNLQNIQADTQMRGNIAKSTENPEA